TGGTGCGGCCGCCCGATCAAGCCGCGCAGCTGCTCGGCGCCGATCGTGAACGGCAGCTCCTGGTCGCCCAGTTCGTGCTGGGCCGCGACCTTGCGCAGCAGCCGGGCAACCGAACGCTCCAGGTTCCGCACGCCCGCCTCACGGGTGTACTCGCCCGCGAGCTTGCGCAGCGCCGACTCCTCGATGACCACCTCGCCGTGCTCCAGGCCCGCCCGCTCCAGCTGACGCGGCAGCAGATGGTCCCGGGCGATGACGACCTTCTCGTCCTCGGTGTAGCCGTCGAGCCTGACGAGCTCCATCCGGTCGAGCAGGGCTTCCGGGATGGCCTCCAGCACATTGGCTGTGGCCAGGAAGACGACATCGCTCAGGTCGAGTTCGACCTCCAGGTAGTGGTCGCGGAAGGTGTGGTTCTGCGCCGGGTCGAGGACTTCGAGCAGAGCGGCCGCGGGGTCGCCGCGGAAGTCGGAGCCGACCTTGTCGATCTCGTCGAGCAGGACGACCGGGTTCATCGAACCGGCCTCCTTGATCGCCCGCACGATCCGGCCGGGCAGGGCCCCGACGTAGGTGCGCCGGTGTCCGCGGATCTCCGCCTCGTCCCGGACACCACCGAGCGCGACCCGTACGAATGTGCGCCCCATGGCGTGCGCCACGGACTCGCCGAGAGATGTCTTTCCCACGCCGGGCGGGCCGACGAGCGCGAGAACCGCGCCCCCGCGACGCCCTCCGACCACGCCCAGCCCCCGGTCGGCGCGCCGCTTGCGCACCGCCAGGTATTCGGTGATCCGTTCCTTCACGTCCTGCAGACCCGAGTGCTCGGCGTCCAGGATCGCCTTCGCGCCCTGGATGTCGTACTCGTCCTCGGTCCTTTCGTTCCAGGGCAGTTCGAGGACGGTGTCGAGCCAGGTGCGGATCCAGGAACCCTCGGGGCCCTGGTCACTGGAACGCTCCAGCTTCTCGACCTCCTTGAGGGCGGCTTCGCGCACCTTCTCGGGGAGGTCGGCTGCCTCGACACGGGCCCGGTAGTCGTCGGACTCGTCCTCGCCGTCCTCGCCGTTGAGGTCACGCAGCTCCTTGCGTACGGCTTCGAGCTGGCGGCGCAGCAGGAACTCGCGCTGCTGCTTGTCGACGCCTTCCTGGACGTCCTTGGCGATGGATTCGGCGACATCCTGCTCGGCGAGGTGCTCGCGCAGCTGCTGGGTGGCCAGCTTCAGGCGGG
This window of the Streptomyces sp. SLBN-118 genome carries:
- the lon gene encoding endopeptidase La, producing the protein MASTSTPLTLPVLPLDDEVVLPGMVVPLDLSDNDVRAAVEAAQAAARSSGASKPTVLLVPRVDGTYAATGVLGTVEQVGRLSDGDPGALIRGRGRVKIGAGTTGPGAALWVEGSRVEETVPDPLPGSVTELVTEYKALATDWLKKRGAWQVVDRVQQIDDVSQLADNSGYSPFLTTAQKIELLETAEPVARLKLATQQLREHLAEQDVAESIAKDVQEGVDKQQREFLLRRQLEAVRKELRDLNGEDGEDESDDYRARVEAADLPEKVREAALKEVEKLERSSDQGPEGSWIRTWLDTVLELPWNERTEDEYDIQGAKAILDAEHSGLQDVKERITEYLAVRKRRADRGLGVVGGRRGGAVLALVGPPGVGKTSLGESVAHAMGRTFVRVALGGVRDEAEIRGHRRTYVGALPGRIVRAIKEAGSMNPVVLLDEIDKVGSDFRGDPAAALLEVLDPAQNHTFRDHYLEVELDLSDVVFLATANVLEAIPEALLDRMELVRLDGYTEDEKVVIARDHLLPRQLERAGLEHGEVVIEESALRKLAGEYTREAGVRNLERSVARLLRKVAAQHELGDQELPFTIGAEQLRGLIGRPHHVPESAQDPAERRTAVPGVATGLAVTGAGGDVLFVEASLADPETGAAGLTLTGQLGDVMKESAQIALSFLRSHGAELELPVADLKDRGVHIHFPAGAVPKDGPSAGITMTTALASLLSGRLVRTDVAMTGEVSLTGRVLPIGGLKQKLLAAHRAGITTVVIPKRNEADLDDVPAEVLQKLDVHPVTDVLQVLEIALSPADVPVQAAA